A genomic region of Verrucomicrobiota bacterium contains the following coding sequences:
- a CDS encoding SRPBCC family protein has translation MLKKILIALAVIIVVFVVVVAVQPSEFRVTRSATMAAPAAAAFEQVNDLHKWEAWSPWAKLDPAAKNTFEGPPAGKGAVFAWAGNNQIGEGRMTITESRTNELVRFNLEFFKPMAGTSTSEFMFKSDGSQTTVTWSMDGKNNFIAKAMCLFMNMDKMLGGEFEKGLASIQSIVENAPKR, from the coding sequence ATGCTTAAGAAGATCCTTATCGCACTGGCTGTCATCATCGTCGTGTTTGTGGTCGTCGTGGCCGTGCAACCTTCCGAGTTCCGCGTCACGCGGTCGGCCACGATGGCGGCCCCGGCGGCGGCGGCCTTTGAGCAGGTGAACGATCTCCACAAATGGGAGGCGTGGTCGCCGTGGGCCAAGCTGGACCCTGCGGCCAAGAACACGTTTGAAGGGCCGCCCGCAGGCAAAGGGGCGGTGTTCGCGTGGGCCGGCAACAACCAGATTGGCGAAGGCCGCATGACCATTACCGAAAGCCGCACCAACGAATTGGTCCGGTTCAATCTGGAATTCTTCAAGCCGATGGCGGGAACCAGCACTTCCGAGTTCATGTTCAAGTCCGACGGCAGCCAGACCACCGTCACCTGGAGCATGGACGGCAAAAACAACTTCATCGCCAAAGCCATGTGCCTGTTCATGAACATGGACAAAATGCTGGGCGGCGAATTCGAGAAAGGGTTGGCGTCGATCCAATCCATCGTGGAAAACGCGCCGAAAAGATAG